AAACCCATATCTACATCCGGAGTTGGAATTGACTCTGGTTTACAACCTACAACAACAACTTCACATTTTTCAGAAATTTTTTGAAGAGGTTCTTCAACAGTCATACCATGAGGATTATCGTATTTTCCTATTTTCATTATATTTGGATCAAATGCATCAACTGTTCCCGGTTCTGCATCAAACTCAACAACATCAATGACAATCAGTTTTTTCCAATCATATTCTTCATATAATGGGAAAAAGTTTGTTGGAGCTGCAGTCCCGCCATCGATGAACTGAATACTGTCAGGTAATTTGATATCTTCAAATTTCTGTTTAATTTCAGCTAAAATATCTTTATCAAATTCATCTTCTACATAAGCTGTAACAGCAGGATCATAATAATCATTTTTATCATTACAATATTTTTGTAAAATGTTTATGACTACTGGACCGAATCCATCATCCTTAAATAGGACATTTCCACATCCAATAACAATAATCTCCGAATCATAAGGCATTTAATTTTTCCTCCACTACTTAGATTCTCACCATTTCGTTTTTGAGAATGGATTTGTCTTCATCGTCAACTACCATCACGTGAGTAGCACAGGATAAACATGGGTCGTATGCTCTGATTACGTGTGGACCAAATTCATGATGGAATCCTTCTGTAGCTGGACCCATAGTTGGAATGTTCCAAGTTGTAGGTACAATTGCAGAATAGAATTGGGTTTTTCCATCTTTAACTTGTGCCATGTGAGCATTGGTTCCTCTAGGACCTTCAATAATACCGAAACCAAGTTCTCCAGTACCTCTAGGATCATAATCTGCTCTTGCAGATGCAGCTGTGTCAATTGCATCTAATGCTTCAAGACATGCGTCGTAGTTTTTCAACATTTCGTCAGCACGAGCAACGTGTTGAGCAATAACACCTTTGCCTTTGAATCCTTGGTATTTTTCCATTCTTGCTCTAGGACCGGTTTCAACATTGGTACCGTTGATTAATGGAATTACGGAACATGCTTTTTTACCGATTTCAGGGTCATCATACCATGCTTCTGGTAATACTTCTGAGAATGCATCCATATCAAATTCGTTTACACCGTAAGTTTCGTGTACAGCGAGTAATGGTTGATTTACTACACCTAAATCTTCAGGAATACCTAATTTTTCAGCGCTTTCAGCTACACAGTTTTTGATTAATTCAATGTGTGCTTCAAGATCTGATCTGAGTGCAGTCATTCTTTCTATTAATCTTTCTTTTGCAAATGGAGTAATGTTTCTTGCCATTCCTCCTACTCTGATATCAGATGGGTGAATACCTTCACCAGCAATCATGTCAACAACATATTGTGCATTTTTTCTAATGTTACTTACACTATCTACAGCAGTAGCAAATAATTCGTCAGGAACGAAATCTGGTGCTACTAAAAAGTGGTGGATAGCTGCACTGTTAATGTTGTGTGCTGATAAGGTAGCTTCTCTTAACAATCTAGCTGCTTTAGGAATTTCAATACCT
The nucleotide sequence above comes from Methanobrevibacter sp.. Encoded proteins:
- the frhD gene encoding coenzyme F420-reducing hydrogenase, FrhD protein, translated to MPYDSEIIVIGCGNVLFKDDGFGPVVINILQKYCNDKNDYYDPAVTAYVEDEFDKDILAEIKQKFEDIKLPDSIQFIDGGTAAPTNFFPLYEEYDWKKLIVIDVVEFDAEPGTVDAFDPNIMKIGKYDNPHGMTVEEPLQKISEKCEVVVVGCKPESIPTPDVDMGLTEPVVKAIPKTIDLILNEIGVK
- the frhA gene encoding coenzyme F420 hydrogenase subunit alpha, whose translation is MKDRVVISPTTRQEGHAELVMEVDDEGIVTKGMYLSITPVRGLEKMVLNKAPETAPVLCQRICGVCPIPHTLASAEAIDQALGIEIPKAARLLREATLSAHNINSAAIHHFLVAPDFVPDELFATAVDSVSNIRKNAQYVVDMIAGEGIHPSDIRVGGMARNITPFAKERLIERMTALRSDLEAHIELIKNCVAESAEKLGIPEDLGVVNQPLLAVHETYGVNEFDMDAFSEVLPEAWYDDPEIGKKACSVIPLINGTNVETGPRARMEKYQGFKGKGVIAQHVARADEMLKNYDACLEALDAIDTAASARADYDPRGTGELGFGIIEGPRGTNAHMAQVKDGKTQFYSAIVPTTWNIPTMGPATEGFHHEFGPHVIRAYDPCLSCATHVMVVDDEDKSILKNEMVRI